The sequence TAATTTAAGGAATTGGAATCTGCTTTTGGTTTTACATAAATGTTTTTACTTGGAGTTAAGCTACTTAAATTTTGAAGTATATCAGACTGATTAACTAGCTTATAGTTTTCTGGAACATTTGTAAGAACAGCTGATGTACCTTCATTACCTTGGAGTTCTTCAGAACCCACATTATTACCAGTTGTAATATCTATATAATTTACAGTAGTATCGGCGCTCTTAGTTACGTAATATGTCTGTTTATTATTGTTAGAAGTTGCAGTAAAGTCACCATAATTGCCACTCAAAGCATAACCACTTTTTTCAGGAAGAAGTCCTTCAACATCTTCAGTTGTAAATGTGGTTTTATCCTTAGGGAAGGCCGTATATACTACATTTCCTGAATTTTTATCTTTGAATGTTATTACTGGATGAACGGTACTTGAATCAATATTAATCGTTTGATTGCCAGAAGTATATGTAATTGGTTCTCCACTAATAGCATCTTTCACCGTATTACCGGCTGTATCAATTGCTGTAGCTTTATAATCAAAAGTGGCTGTTTTGCCGTCTTCTGAATTTTTGCTATTAATTGTATTTAACAAATACATATTTCCGTTATCGTTAAGCATCCCAATATCGTTCAAATCATTAAGATCATTAACCGTACCACCTACTGAATTTTTAATCTTTGTCCAATTAGGTGCCGTGTATGTATTAACTGTTCTTTCAGCTTTAATACCTGTAATGTAGTTGTCTTTTGGTGTGAAAGTTACTGTCTTCCCATCCGATGACATTGTTCCAGATACTGTAGCAGTATTTTCTTTGCCATTAGCGTCTGCACCATTAGAACTTATAGCCTTAACATCTGAATTTTCAGCAGTATTTTCGATACCAGTGTCTCCATCTTTGAAGTTCATAATCTGACTATTATTAGTAAATGAAACGATTGGTTTGGCAAAATTATAATCTACTGTAACAGTCTTAGTTACACCGTTAAGTGTGTACTTGACTGTCTTAGGAAATCCATTTGAATCCTTATTGGATGTAGTCATAGGAACCAATTGTTCGTTACTATCGACTACGTTTAGTTCCCCTTGCAAGACATTGTCAAATTGAGTGTCAGTCTTTTGACCAAAGATTGGCGCAGCATACATAGTTTGACCATCTTCTAGATCAGAAAACTTCATTTGGGAATTAACGTTGCTAGCAGTAGAACTTGAATTCAATAACTCGTTGATAACTTGAATCACATTGTTAGCGATTTCAGTTTTGTCAACGCTTAATGCCTTGTTGGAACTAGCCTGTGCAACTGTTGTATTTGCCCCTAAAATAGTGCTCGATAACAAAATACCAGTCAAAGCTATCATTTTTATTTTTTTCATAGCACATATCTCCCTGATAAATTATATATATCTAAACACCTTTATCATATCAAGAAATACAAAAAAAAGAAGGACAAAATACCCTCTTTTCTTAAAAAAGTTTAAACAATTCATAAAATTTATAAAGCGATTACATTATTTTGGATAATCATACCAAAAATTTTTAATTACTGAACTTTTTTTAATAATATAGATCACATAAAAAAAGACAGAATGCTTTAAAAAACAATTCTGTCTATATTTATTTATTCATTTTTTACAACCAACGTTTATGATGTCGCATGAATATTTCGTGATTCTTCTCCATACCACCTAAATAAACTATCGACAACACTAAGACCGCAAATAATGCTAAGAACGCATTTGGTTGGTTGAAGAAGTACAAAATTATTGCTAGTACGATTAATATTAGGATCGATACTCTAAGCGAAAACCTCGGTACTTTGTCTTTCATAAAATTATTACCTCTTTGCTTTGAGATTTCACCTATATTATGGAAGATTTTTTAACAACGTGCAATCCAGATGCTTAGTTATTTTCTAAATCTTCACCATCAGAAGCGATAACTTTCTTGTACCAGTAGTAACTCTTCTTTGGAGTTCTGCTAAAGTCTCCTTCTTCATTATCGTCACGATTTACATAAACAAATCCGTAACGTTTAGCCATTTGACCAGTTCCGGCAGAAACTAGATCGATACAACCCCAAGGAGTGTAACCAATCAAATCGACACCATCTTTGATAGCTTCTTTCATTTGTTCGATGTGACCTTTGAGATATTCGATACGATAATCATCGTCAATTGAACCATCAGCTTTGACTTCATCACGAGCACCTAGTCCATTTTCAACGACCATGATAGGAATACCGTAACGTCCATAGATATCATTCAAGTACCAACGTAGACCTTTAGGATCCATAGCCCAGCCCCATTCACTGTACTTCAAGTAAGGATTTTTCACACCAGTACTGAAGTTACCAGCAGCTTCAGCTTTACTTTCATCAGTTGTCAAAGTATTTGATGAATAGTAACTGAAACTATAGAAGTCAACTGTACCTTCTTTAAGTACTTCACTATCTTCAGCTGTAATGTCTAACTTAACATCATGTTCATCCCAGAAGCGTTTAGCAAAGTGTGGATAAGCACCGCGAACTTGAACATCACCACAATAGTAGTTGTTGATTTCGTTGGCCAATTGAGCTTTCAAAACATCGTCAGGGTTAGATGTTAGTGGATAGTTAACGTTACCGGCAATCATACAACCAATCATGTTATCAGAATTGATTTTGTGACCAATTTTAACTGCCAAAGCACTGGCAACGAATTGATGGTGCAAGCCTTGTAGGTTAGCTTGGATATCGTCGTTACTCATCTTAGGATTGAATGGTGCAGCACCGTCTTCAACTGGAAGTCCTAGTGACATATAGCCACCAAACATCATACCGATATTGATTTCATTAAATGTTAACCAATATTTAACGAGATCTTTGTATTCGGTGAACAAAGTCTTAGCGTATTTAACGTAAAAGTCGATTACCTTACGGTTACCCCAGCCACCATAAGCTTCAGTTAAATGATAAGGCATTTCATAGTGAGAAATTGTTACTAATGGTTCAATACCGTATTTATGACATTCCTCAAAGACATTACGATAAAAGTCCAAACCCTTTTGATTAGGTTGGTCATCGTCACCGTTAGGGAAAATTCTTGTCCAACCAACTGACAAACGGTAAGTCTTGTAACCCATGCCTGCTAGTAACTTAATATCTTCCTTGTAGTGGTGGTAAAAGTCACTACCTTGGTGAGATGGATAATATTCGCCTTGTTTAACGGTCTTAGTGAAGACACGTGGCTTCTCATATGTACCACCTAATAAGAGGTCAGCTGTACTAACACCTTTGCCATCAACATCCCAGGCACCTTCGTATTGGTTAGCAGCAGTAGCGCCACCCCATAAAAAGTTCTTTGGAAATACTGTCATAATTAAATTCTCCTTCTTTACAATCTATTAATATGGTAACGTTTTCTTTGACTTGAAAACAAGCCTATTTCAAATTAATCAAATTATCGCCATCGTTAACTTGACCATCAGCAACAACTTCGACATCGTTATAGTCTTTACTATTCGTCACGATAATTGGAGTTGTAACGTCATAACCTTGGTCAGTGATACCGTCAACATCAAATTCCATTAATAATTGACCTTTTTTAATTTCTTGATCTTGTTCAACGTGACTAGTGAAACCTTTTCCTTCTAGTTGAACTGTATCCATACCAATGTGGATCAATAATTCAGCACCGTCTTTAGAATTGATTCCGATAGCGTGTTTAGTTGGGAAAACGACGGAAACTTTACCATCAACTGGGGCATAAACTCTACCCTCGTCTGGCATAATAGCGATTCCTTTACCTAAAGCACCAGAAGAGAATACTTCATCTTTGACGTCTGCTAATTGAACAACAGAACCTTTGATTGGACTAACGACCGTTTCAGGTGTAACTGGATCTTTTTCAACAGTTTCAGGAGCAGCTGTGGCTGTAGCTGAATCTGAGTTTAATGTTGCTGTAGCTAATTGTGGTTCTGCATTTGTGTTTTCAACATGTTCTGGTTTAGAATTTTCAGCTTTCAAATCTTCTTTGTTGAAACCGAAGAACAAAGCTAAAAGCCAACCTGATAAGAATGAAATTACAAATGAAATCAAAGCACCATAGAATCCCATATCGATACCCTTAGGGCCAATCAAACTAGGCAATGTGAAGACACCTAAACCACCAGTCATGTAATATCTAGTACCAAATAGACCTAGAAAAGCACCACCAATAGCAGCACCGACACAACTCATAGCAAAAACTTTTTTACGTGGCAAAGTAATACCATAAATAGCTGGTTCAGTAATACCAAAGATACCTGACAAGAAAGCGGACCAACCTAAACCTTTAACTTTCTTACTCTTAACTTTCGTAATAACGGCTAAAACAGCACCGATTTGAGCAAATGAAGCACCAATTGTTAGAACTAGAATTGGATCACTGTGAAGTGTTTGTAAATTAAGCATTTGTAGTGGAACAAGTCCCCAATGTAATCCGAAGATAACAAGTACTTGCCATAAACCACCAAGAACAGCACCTGTGATAATTGGACTCAAGTTGTATAGGGCTGAAGCTCCAGCAGCTAATGCGTCACTGACCCATGAAGTGATAGGTCCAATGATTAATAATGTCAAAGGAACGACAATCAACAATGTAAAGAATGGAACTAAGAATGTCTTAACAACAGTTGGAACAATCTTCTTGAAGTATCTTTCAACTTTGGAAGCTAACCATACAGCTACGATAATTGGAATAACTGATGAAGTATAGTTCATCATGATTACTGGAATCTTTAAGAAAGTAATGTGAATTGGTGAAGATAACATTGTTCCTGAGAACAATGTGAAAAGTGGTTTACCAGCCACGGCAGTAGGATTCAAAGCTACGATAGTTGGATAAACCAAAACCGCACCGATCGTCATACCGATAAACTGATCAACACCGAACTTCTTAGCAGCCGAAAGTCCTAAGATAACTGGTAAGAAGTAGAAGAATGAATCACCAATAGCATAAAGAATTACATAAGTACCAGAGGTCTTAGTAATTAAACCGGAGGTCAAAAGAATTGTTGCTAAACCTTTGATCATCCCGGTAGCAGCCAAAATACCTAAGGCTGGAGCGAAAATACCAGAAATCAAATCAATAAATTTATCAAGAAGACTCATATTTTCGTCTTCTTCACCATAATCATCAGGAACAGCTCCACCATCTGGGAAACCACCCACTTTGATAACATGATCGTAAACATCGGCAACTTCATTACCAATAACAACTTGGTATTGACCACCACTTTGAACAACTGTAACGACACCGTCTGTATCTTTTAATTCTTCGGTGCCGGCTTTTTTCTCATCTTTTAATTTGAAACGTAATCTAGTAGCACAGTGAACAACGCTTTTGACATTGTCTTTG comes from Companilactobacillus pabuli and encodes:
- a CDS encoding SLAP domain-containing protein; this encodes MKKIKMIALTGILLSSTILGANTTVAQASSNKALSVDKTEIANNVIQVINELLNSSSTASNVNSQMKFSDLEDGQTMYAAPIFGQKTDTQFDNVLQGELNVVDSNEQLVPMTTSNKDSNGFPKTVKYTLNGVTKTVTVDYNFAKPIVSFTNNSQIMNFKDGDTGIENTAENSDVKAISSNGADANGKENTATVSGTMSSDGKTVTFTPKDNYITGIKAERTVNTYTAPNWTKIKNSVGGTVNDLNDLNDIGMLNDNGNMYLLNTINSKNSEDGKTATFDYKATAIDTAGNTVKDAISGEPITYTSGNQTINIDSSTVHPVITFKDKNSGNVVYTAFPKDKTTFTTEDVEGLLPEKSGYALSGNYGDFTATSNNNKQTYYVTKSADTTVNYIDITTGNNVGSEELQGNEGTSAVLTNVPENYKLVNQSDILQNLSSLTPSKNIYVKPKADSNSLNYTVTFRDKTTGKVVGTESKGTGDFGSYIGVTAPDGYALATVIDHGFILLKNDQKVTKYVVAADTPYNISYVDQDTGEEVGTQSGKGANESKIVLKAPTGYAFVNADDINYTIDKDTPTSTVYVQKSDQTVDNIVSGYPHNGNIKIYDGNGKLNDDVVLSEGSSWIIDKTVTINGAEYYRVATNEYVKASDVYKYTPLQTVAVTNGTNVTPVYNSKGQLIIDRALDVNTPWYTDRSATIRGKKMYRVATDEWIKASDSTLR
- a CDS encoding glycoside hydrolase family 1 protein, coding for MTVFPKNFLWGGATAANQYEGAWDVDGKGVSTADLLLGGTYEKPRVFTKTVKQGEYYPSHQGSDFYHHYKEDIKLLAGMGYKTYRLSVGWTRIFPNGDDDQPNQKGLDFYRNVFEECHKYGIEPLVTISHYEMPYHLTEAYGGWGNRKVIDFYVKYAKTLFTEYKDLVKYWLTFNEINIGMMFGGYMSLGLPVEDGAAPFNPKMSNDDIQANLQGLHHQFVASALAVKIGHKINSDNMIGCMIAGNVNYPLTSNPDDVLKAQLANEINNYYCGDVQVRGAYPHFAKRFWDEHDVKLDITAEDSEVLKEGTVDFYSFSYYSSNTLTTDESKAEAAGNFSTGVKNPYLKYSEWGWAMDPKGLRWYLNDIYGRYGIPIMVVENGLGARDEVKADGSIDDDYRIEYLKGHIEQMKEAIKDGVDLIGYTPWGCIDLVSAGTGQMAKRYGFVYVNRDDNEEGDFSRTPKKSYYWYKKVIASDGEDLENN
- a CDS encoding beta-glucoside-specific PTS transporter subunit IIABC; this encodes MIKDYDGLAKKIVKLVGGKDNVKSVVHCATRLRFKLKDEKKAGTEELKDTDGVVTVVQSGGQYQVVIGNEVADVYDHVIKVGGFPDGGAVPDDYGEEDENMSLLDKFIDLISGIFAPALGILAATGMIKGLATILLTSGLITKTSGTYVILYAIGDSFFYFLPVILGLSAAKKFGVDQFIGMTIGAVLVYPTIVALNPTAVAGKPLFTLFSGTMLSSPIHITFLKIPVIMMNYTSSVIPIIVAVWLASKVERYFKKIVPTVVKTFLVPFFTLLIVVPLTLLIIGPITSWVSDALAAGASALYNLSPIITGAVLGGLWQVLVIFGLHWGLVPLQMLNLQTLHSDPILVLTIGASFAQIGAVLAVITKVKSKKVKGLGWSAFLSGIFGITEPAIYGITLPRKKVFAMSCVGAAIGGAFLGLFGTRYYMTGGLGVFTLPSLIGPKGIDMGFYGALISFVISFLSGWLLALFFGFNKEDLKAENSKPEHVENTNAEPQLATATLNSDSATATAAPETVEKDPVTPETVVSPIKGSVVQLADVKDEVFSSGALGKGIAIMPDEGRVYAPVDGKVSVVFPTKHAIGINSKDGAELLIHIGMDTVQLEGKGFTSHVEQDQEIKKGQLLMEFDVDGITDQGYDVTTPIIVTNSKDYNDVEVVADGQVNDGDNLINLK